A window from Zingiber officinale cultivar Zhangliang chromosome 7A, Zo_v1.1, whole genome shotgun sequence encodes these proteins:
- the LOC121999370 gene encoding uncharacterized protein LOC121999370 → MAIVIRYVNKYGEVIERFMVVIHVATTTAACLKELVVVAVAQANQYVCDFMWIIGSIVNTFASSCKRADKLRQLEHDRKVKLLERGEISSGRGLNQETSLARPGDTRWGSHHSTLCRIEQIWPSVIEVLQNLIDDGDRSSKGLSRTLVERMERYEFVFILLLMKCILAITNHLSTVLQEKHQNFVNVMRLINNVKCKLQKLRDSGWNILLEDVKFCNTHSIEIINMTDNINSRSRLKRDGKNVIDIFLQEMDNRFSETTTDLLIYMSCLDPRNSFSRFDVQKLVRLAHFYEDSFSWNEHMLVKQELETYIDDVRSNERFEGILDLGALAKKMIETMKNRVFPLVYRMIELALLFSVATATVERVFSAMNIVKTDLRNRIRDEWMNDSLVVYIEKDVFNTVDNEPILQCFQNMESRRMKLSRIR, encoded by the exons ATGGCAATTGTTATTAGATATGTGAACAAATATGGAGAGGTGATTGAACGATTTATGGTTGTAATTCATGTTGCAACAACTACAGCTGCTTGTTTGAAGGAG ctaGTGGTTGTAGCTGTTGCTCAAGCAAATCAATATGTTTGTGATTTCATGTGGATTATTGGTTCGATTGTGAACACATTTGCATCATCTTGCAAAAGGGCCGACAAACTTCGACAACTTGAACATGACAGAAAAGTTAAACTTCTTGAAAGAGGAGAGATTAGTTCTGGTAGAGGACTAAACCAAGAAACTAGTCTAGCTAGACCTGGAGATACACGATGGGGGTCTCATCATTCAACTTTATGTCGTATTGAACAAATATGGCCATCTGTTATAGAGGTTCTTCAAAATTTGATTGATGATGGTGATCGTTCTTCTAAGGGTTTAAGTAGAACTTTGGTTGAAAGAATGGAGAGGTATGAATTTGTGTTTATTCTACTATTGATGAAATGTATATTGGCAATCACAAATCATTTGTCAACCGTTCTACAAGAGAAACATCAAAATTTTGTGAATGTGATGCGTTTGATCAATAATGTGAAATGCAAATTGCAAAAGTTGAGAGATTCTGGATGGAATATTTTACTTGAGGATGTGAAGTTTTGTAACACTCATTccattgaaataattaatatgaCAGATAACATCAACAGCCGTAGTCGTTTGAAGAGAGATGGgaaaaat GTTATCGATATTTTTCTACAGGAGATGGATAATCGTTTCTCTGAAACAACTACAGATTTGttgatttatatgtcatgccttgatCCTAGGAACTCGTTTTCTAGATTTGATGTACAGAAATTAGTGCGTCTGGCTCATTTTTATGAGGATAGTTTTTCTTGGAATGAGCATATGTTGGTTAAACAAGAGCTTGAAACATATATTGATGATGTCAGATCAAATGAACGGTTTGAAGGCATTTTAGATTTGGGAGCTCTTGCAAAGAAAATGATTGAAACAATGAAGAACCGTGTGTTTCCTTTGGTTTATCGGATGATTGAGCTAGCCTTACTTTTTTCAGTTGCTACTGCAACCGTTGAAAGAGTGTTTTCGGCAATGAATATTGTCAAAACAGATTTACGAAATAGGATTagagatgaatggatgaatgaTAGTTTAGTAGTCTATATCGAGAAAGATGTTTTTAATACTGTCGACAATGAGCCAATTTTACAGTGTTTTCAGAACATGGAGTCTCGAAGAATGAAATTGTCACGTATTCGTTAG